The genomic DNA tagctcccaagtcacacaagcACTTATCAAAAGATAAGTTTCCAATAGTGCATGGTATcatgaagcttcctggatctttaagtttaggaggtagtttctgttacagcacatcactgcactcttccgttagagcaaaAGTTTCCAACTCCTCAAATTTAAGCTTCCGAGaaagaatacccttcatgaacttagcatagctcggcATTTGTTCTAGAGCTTCCGTAAAAGGTATATTAATATGCAATTTGAAAACCTTCAGAAACTTGGCAAATTGTTTATCGAACTTCTGGTTTTGAAGTCTTTTAGGATATGGAGGAGGCGGATATACTTGTTTATCTCCTGTATTTTGTTCAGGAGTAGTGTTTTCAGTAGAAGACTTCTTCGTTTCCGCTTCGACCCCCTTCTGATCAGCTGTTTTCTCAAGAATTAAATTTTCTAGAAGCTGGCAAAGGCGCGGGCGCGCTTGATATGGGCGTGGGCGCGCCGCCCTTCTGGAGAAATTTTCCAGATTCTTTGTTTTGATGATTTTTAGGGAtagcgacctttccagacctcaaggtgattgCTTTCAACTGTTTCttgacttccctcttgcctggattggcttctgtatcactacGAAGAGTTTCTTGTGGTTGGTTCAATAAcgcattggcaatttgccctatttgatTCTCCATAGTTTTGATTGAAACCTCTTGGCTTTTGCACAtcagcctcaactcctccaattcagatttttcattcgaagatggACCTGCACCTCCATGAGATTGTTGTTGCATTCCCTGTGGCTGAAATTGTTGCCTTGGTGCAAACTGTTGCTAAAAACAAGGAGGATTGAAAGgcttgtttccaaactgctggtAAGGCTGTTGCATACCACCCTGATTATTGCtctagctgaagttaggatggttgcggttgttaggatgataagtggcaggaactggaCTGTGTCGACTCTCGagatatagcacattgctccatcacatgcgaacctgcacaaagctcacaaacacgTTATCTGATGAACTCCATAGTTAGCCAGAAAATCCACTTTCATAGTTAACGCTTTgagctgagcagctatagccgtagatgtatccacctccagaattcctgctacctttccttgtggtagtctctgagttagattctgatattcattagcGGCCATCATCAtaattagctcataagcttcctcatagctcttagcccatgAAGCTCCACCTGATGTTGCATCGAACATAGGTCTTGACTGTgttcccaaaccattataaaagtaATTTATCACAATCcagtcaggcattccatgatgaggacacttcctaagcatctccaTGTAGCGCTCCCAGGCTTCACATAGAGATTCACCTGATTgatgcgcaaattgagtaagagcattcctcatTGTAGTTGTCTTTTCCATAAGGAAtaatttagtaagaaatttctgagcaagatcctcccaagtagcaATAGAAACTGGTGGTAGAGAGTGCAACcagctcttagctttatccctcagagaaaatgggaaaagtctcagtttcacagcatcttcagaaacattgttgaatttgaaggtgtcgcagatctcgatgaaatccctaatgtgcatattgggatcttccgttggagaacccccaaactggactgaattctgtacCATTTGAATCGTGCCAAACTTGttttcaaaggtattagctgcaatggctggtctgacaatgctagattgaatgtcattgattttcggttgagaataatcctTCAATGCTTTCGTTTCTACTGTTGGTTCTCCCATTGTAgcaaaaacttcttcttcaacttttttcaacttcttcaaaaacttctttTTCCTCTTCTTCAACTTCGTCTAATGTTTCCTTAAGAGATTGAGAATGTgttcgcatacacgctctctagagtacctaaAACACACGAACAAAGTAAACCTTGTAAGAAAATAAttcgagtcagtgaactttaacgaccactgatgacaagcacataaactaaatttaacaccgATCCCCGACAGCtgcgccaaaaacttgttcgcaCAAAACTACGCAAGCGTACGTGAttacaagtagtataagattaagttaagttcgttcccacagagactggtttaaacagaatatgcacttatgcaactatgtatggttattattcactgctaagacaagtatcaattttgatttgattaactaattaaagtgattatactaacatgcattaactaagagaataaaactGATTTACTTGTATGGGATAAAATATAGGATtctaaattcattaaatacttcattcagagtttatgcctttaatcttagcattaatggtgatgacaactaatcagataacatgaaactagtatacgctatctttcgatatacgtataccctactactaaacatccacaaataagatagaagttgagcagacaccaattatgcttagaccatatatgtctataatatttgaaaacataacggtttaatgagCAAGTTATTTATTGAGATTACATAGGGCAgcataagatggttaaaattacaccacgaatcatgcatgacaacatacataaacctatgctagcatggcaagttctaaacctctatatccactttcgcttcaataaagattaacaaacgACTTAGATGTTAGCTATGCATCTAAGAAGATTAAGTACAACcatactaggaaatcataaatcaccacacactaacgATTTAGAACAAccaactattgaaatccataaataaatctgctagaaccccatgacaatgattagttcattATCGAAcacatcgtcatcatgggtttcaatgaaaacatgattataaataagttcagaatactgtgagataataaaaaattactagggtttagaacaaataaaaaacaagcatccaaaagtatcgcctaaatcgaagaatacaaaagtGAAAACTAAATCTTCTTCTCATTAGCCGTCTTGTGTGCTTTAGGTCTTCTCTATGTTCTTCCTGGATTCCTCTTCTTCTTAAAAACGTCttcttttctttatatatatagCCCTGGGTGACCTGGACTCTTGCAATAACCAAATTATAATCAAATCAGGATTCTGCAGAATTTGGctggcgcgggcgcgcttgaACAGGCGCGGGCGCTCTCTGTGTCTGACAAATTGGGCGCGAGCGCACTCCTTTGGGCGCCGGCGCGCCTGCTTTCTGTAGAATTTTTGCAGCTTTCTTCTTTTTACGCTCCGTCCTTCGTACAAACTTCCACGACTCCTTCCCTGATCTCTTATCAACATATAATCATTTAAAAGCTCATTTCCACCTCTGACTAGTGCCCTGCAACGACTCAACACAAAACACATTAAAAACACCAAATACTTGggtccaaaacaccaacttaaactgatatgaagcgttccaagtagatataaaatccacttatcacaacAGCTTGTGACCCCTTTGCAACTCCATGTAGAAGCTAACTTGCGACTACAGGGGTAAGACAGGGACTTAGCCACTTTTCTAAGTTGCGACTACTTGGTTTTGTAGATGACCCAAAATATTTTAAGTTAATATTAAATACAGAGCTTCCTAGTCGCAACTTAGAGATATTCTAAGTTGCGACCCTTGTATACAACCAATACTTAGAAAAATTTATCCTCCCAcaaaatttattttgcttttaattttttattaattcttttcttaaataaaaaagACCAATAATTCCAAGATAAATAATGAGCTATTGTTATATCAATTTTATGAATTCTTTTAAATATGAATTTATTTAAAATCCATTAAAATTGATAATTCACAATTTTTATTCACAACTATACAATTATTATCATTAATTTGATAATATCATACTTTTGATGAAATAAAATTATGTTACTAATGTCATTTTAATTTTAATGAACCTCttcaaatattaaataatttaaagtccactaaaattaataaatcatcaatttaatgattaaaattgaaatatttatCATTGAATTGATAATATCTCAATCTTATATAATAAAATTATGCTGCATTATTTTACTCACAATTTAACCAATcatgattaaattattttcaaacaaTTTGTCAATATAAATGTGCTGAAATATTTATCAGTTAGATACAAGCACACAAATATTTGAATTATGAGAAATAAATTATGGCAAATAAATTCACATGTCCTTAAAATATTGAGATTAAATAACAAGTGAATTCATTCAAGAAAAAGTGCAGTTACTGActtctaatttaatcaattagaaagatttaacatcccaagttcattaactaacttagagaaagtgttttcatcaagtggttttgtgaatatgtctACAATTTAATCCTCTGTGGGTACAAAACATAAttccacagtgccatttgtgacatgctctctgataaagtgatacctgatatcaatatgctttattcttgagtgctgaactggattgttggagattgctatggcactagtattgtcacagaatattggaatctttgacatcaacagaccataatcccggagttggttcctcatccacaagatttgagcacaatagcttccaacaactatgtattcaacttcaacagttgatgtggatactgagtgttgcttcttgctatgccaggataccaaccTTCTTCCAAGAAGCCGATAGCTTCCTGAAGTACTtttccgatcaatcttacaacctgtaAAATTTGAATTTGTATAGCAAAAAAggtcaaaacctgtacctttagggtaccaaataccaagatttggagttcccttaagatacctaAAAATCCGTTTAACAGCTATAAGATGAGACTCTTTAGGATCAgattgaaatctagcacataagcatgttgaGAACATAATATCTGGCTCACTTGCTATAAGATATAAaaatgagcctatcatacctctataacttgtgatgttaactttcttaccagttttgtcttGATCAAGCTTAGAGGCTGTTGGCATTGGAGTCTTTGCCGGAGTTGAATATTCCATATTGTACTTCTTGAGAGGTTCTCtaatgtacttggattgacaaatgaatataccatctttcctttgactcacttgtaatccaagaaagtagttcaactctcccatcatgctcatttcatacttactctgcaatattagtagagccaaatatattgtcatcaacatatacttgaactaatatcataacagatttatgcattttatgaaataTAGTTTTATCTACAACACATATAGTAGAACCATTTTCAATTAGAAATTCTGAGAGcgtgtcataccatgtcctttGTGCTTACTTGAGTccatagagagctttgaatagaaatTATACAAAGTCTaccagatttggatcttcaaaatctGTAGGTTGTTTCACATACACGTCTTCTTCTAActccccattcaggaatgcactcttcacatccattaaATAGACTTTAAAATCTGAATGTGCTGtgaatgccagaaacatcctgattgcccCAATCCTtgctaccggtgcatatgtttcatcataatctattcCCTCTttttgagagtaacctttagctaccagtaTGGCCTTGTTTCTCGTTACAATTCCATCTTCATCTAATTTATTTCTGAATTCCCACTTGGTGCCAATTACTGACTTGTCTTTTGGacggggtaccagcttccataccttctgcCCTTCAAACtaattgagttcttcttgcattaCAATAACCCAATTTGGATCttcaagtgcctcatccactttcttaggttccatttctgagacaaaccctgaaaagtgacattcattctgagtgacATGTCTAGTTCTCACTCCTGTGTCAAGATCACCAATTATCATatcaaagggatggtctctgtttcatactctttgtctaggaagataagatcttagtgtttccccttgttcaacattatgttgagtgtgaactctagatcctcttcctgctccccctgagttgctatCACCATGGcttgatgattctgatctttgAGTAGTGGTTCTTGTAGGGCTTTCTGTATGATTATCATTACCACCATTATCACCACTTGATTCAGGATCATTATTGCCACGTACTATAGGTATAACACGAGAAATCTCAGGTTCTTCTTCATCTAAAGGATCATCTGAAATattttcaaattccagagattTATAATCCTTTTCTCTTTGTAGGCTTGCTAACTTGGTGTCATCGAACGTTATATTAAagctttcaatcaccttctgatcagcAATCACATAAACCCTGTAAGCTCTAGATTTCAGAgagtagccaagaaatatgccttcttctgcttTAGAATCAAACTTTCCCATATGTTCATTTCCTTCTTTAAGCACAAAATGTTTAGCTTCAAacatatgaaagtatttcagcGCTGGTCTTTTGTCAGCCATGATATCATAAGGAGTCTTCTCATGATCTTTAAtaatcagggtacgattttgagtgtaacatgctgttttgacagcttcagcccataagtAGGTATGAcgtcttgattcacttagcatagtccttgccGCTTCAACCAAGGtatgattcttcctttctactacttcattttgttgtggagttcttggtgctgaatactgtctcgaaataccttttCCTATACAGAATTCATcaagaaatgcattcttgaattcttttccattatctgatctgatctttctGACATGTAGTTTCActtccatctcaatcttctttatgtgATCAACTATCATACGTGGTGCTTCATCTTTTGATTGTAAGAAAAATACCCATGTGTACTTTGAGTAGTCATCGACtatcactaaagcatatcttttccttgatagtgacatcacattcactggaccaagtaaatccatgtgaattaactgaagaggttcagttatgcttGTTATTTCATTACTTCTGTGTGATGTTTTCTTCGActtccctttttcacatgcttcacagagtccttcttgacagaattccatcCGTGGTAAACCTCTCACTAACTCTATCTTTACCAAagagttcattgtcttgaaattcaagtgcaAGAGCTTCCTGTACCATAGCCAACTttgttctgatgaagctttgTTATAGAAATGCCTCATTACTCCATTACAAGTAGAATTCAAGTCAGCTACGAACATATTACCTTTTCTCACTCCCTgtaaatcaagcttctcatctttcatGTGTGTGATCAAACACCTTTCTGGTATAAAGTCAACATTGTATCCTTTATCACAAAACCGATTGACGCTCAGAAGAATATGCTTTAACCCTTCCACAAAAGATATGTTTTTAATGATGAAACTCCCAATttccaaattgccatatcccatagtaaatcCTTTACTGgcatctccaaaggtaactatagggccagctttctcaaccatacATGTGAGAAAGGACTTTTttcctgtcatgtgcctagaacacccactctccagaatccacatgatcttttcctttcgaaccttaccctgcaaacacatattgattaagaagactttggtactCAAGTTTTCTTGGTTCCTGAAGGTTTAGGGATATAAACAAGATCAAAAGATGTAACTTTAACATTCTTAGCTTTCACCTTGACTGGCTCCTTTTCAGTGCTAGTctttgaaagagatatgtcctaagtccaatcatgtgtgaggatttaggaataacttttatgtaatctgttttgatttcatggATATTAATAGAAGACTTGTTTagttttttattgcgggctctatctatttaaatgtttaaataagatataccacagtttagagtaaagctttttatggattatgatgagatcataataatgagacctaaaagatgataactctaaacttaaatatttcctggtcgtaggattactaactggtaattaataatccgcaaagatcggtacatattatgcttgcttcattatgaaggatgtgtgttctcatagacatttgtgtggtgacactatagctagtatgtaggtgcttattatagaataagttcactgaacatgactcacacagctgaacaactgatggagttcactcacgtgtcagcagttgttcacatagtgatagttgtacaagtatccttagacttgaggtcatcatagtcatcttgtgtacactgaactatgctttggtttagttcttagtctcaagggacaattataaaggctctactgggtataggaatttgtacacgaagatagtgtatgatcaataaaggatctaccccttccagtataggaagagaatgtttaatgctgatccacttatgttagttcaagaatctctggccagagtgaatgaaatttgaaaggagtttctaatttacattaaataaaactaagcatagtgaatgggaaagcaagtgattaaataagataggcttgacacaagtttcatgccttcTATTTAATCGTGtcattgcagggtagaaggaattaattgtacggtaactactcactgaatgtGTTCTTGGTATTccaagcagtgaattcgtattatccggatagtcgcgatatgctgagaagtatccctcacgatgtagaataaatatgattaattaattaatcatatttgatgaattagataatttatataaataatgataaaatagttttattattatttatttctactactggcttaatattgaacctacagggtcacaccataaaagagaatgatttgatggtggaggaattaattaataatggctgataattatttatttatgaaataaataattaattggcaaatttaataattgattaaatgagatttaattgattataaattaattaagaaaaggttcttaatattattaattaagaatttaatttttggaaattaaatcaagagagagaattatttctaaagtatttagaaaaaggattaataattaaaaggtgttttaattattaatgagaataataaagggttaataataataatattttatgggaaaattttcagctgaaaattttgcctataaacatactattatagaccctatttttgcctcaaccaaaaagatttacaaaaccctaattctctccatctcctccttcattatatcattttcttggtggataccggtggagtgcttcacatttgaggagcagctgctaaggatctccgttcattgtttttggatcaccattaaagacctccattttttcattaacgtaaagcttcttaagataaacatactaaactacgaattaaatattattttttgcatggatcctgcggagggtttcgtttttttttaagatttaaatttacgttttaactgcgtttatgtgctaaaaacccttttGTCTTAACAGTATTGTCAAACTTAGAGACATTAGGTACTACAGTCTTTGCCTATGTGTGCTCAAtactcatgcttgtcttagtgtcagtgcaagtgctagaatttgcatgaaaagctttaaaatacTCAGACATGGTAAtaaatgcacatggcatacaaCCATCTACGCTATAGGgctcatgaaaactaggcatgtgttagggcgaaaacacgcgctaaaattacacgcaagtatatgcgttcacaagtagtataaaatataaatcagattcgtacccacagagactctttctagttaacttaagattatgcacctatgcaacaatggtatggctatcgctcaatgctaagacaataacaagttgagatgtttataactaagattaaactaacatataattaactaagaataaaagtgattgaattaactatatgagacaaacatgtgattctaacttctttaaatacttcattcaaagtcattgttcttaaccttagcatgcaatggtgatgacaactaatcagataacacggaactagtaaacaccaactttcgttgcacgaataccctaatactagacatccacaaaagagatagaagccaagtagacaccaattatgcttagaccctatatgtctatagaatttgaaaacatgacggtttaatgcgcaagttatctatcgtaaTTATAtatggcaagtaagatggttaaaattacctataaatcatgcataaaaattatacatgaacctatgctagcatggcaagttctaaacctctatattcactttcgcttcaatagagattgaCACGCTATCTcatatgttagctacgcacataagtcgaataagcacaaccaatactaggatatcaatcaatcaccacacaccaagatattgaaacaaattaactattgaaatccgtaaataaatccgttagaaccccatgacaatgattagttcataaccaaactcatcgttaccatgggttccaatgaaagcatggtataaaaactagatctttataaactgaataataatcaaaagtaCATTAACAAGAGTGTAAGGTTCAAACAaataagaaaacaagcatccaatgttacaacttaagcaaagaatcacaagtaaaaataagatcttcttctccttcgttgtattgtgctattaggtcttcttacTGCTCTCTCCTTCTTCTCGTTGTTAAAAACGACTTCAAAAGGCTTTATATATAAGCCCAATATGATCTGGAGTCTGAAAAATCATTATTATATTGCAATCAGGATTCTGCAATCCCGGCCCAGTGCGGCCGCCCCAcataccagcgcgggcgcgctcgcTTTCTGACAAATGGGCGCGGTCGCTCCCAAGACTAGCGCAGCCGCCCTGACCTTCTGgaagttctgattttttttgtttcCTTGACTTCAATTGTTAGTTTCTTTTGTGCTAACTTtcgaggctccatcctaacaccctTTTAGCATAGAAACACTgtaaaatatattccttcttccaaatataccctgaaatgcaaaacactacaaaaacacatcaaaaacacaaataacttgagtacaaatcaccaatttgagcctttacgaagcattctaagtggatataaattccacttatcacacccccaaacttgaatcgatgtttgtcctcaagcataaacagactcaaagaacaaaacaaaaatacatgaatgcaactatccccttagaataacttaaccaaccaatgagcaacatATCAAAGAATGCAAATATTCgcacaaagttcaatcaaatcccacaaattgACTCACAAGCCAAaaacgtgtgtgtgtgtgtgtgcaattgcttaacagatatactctcgaaactagatcaataatcataactcacctctcgtcaagacaatcacaagttataaacagaataaacgataaacacaaaatgacttacaacacttcaattttatcagagttatacaagggattcatgcttttattgataacacataaaAACACTCAAACATGCTTATTTGACGTGCAATAAGCGAGGTCCACAAAAGaattatgcaataatacccatgtagcgagcgttaggttagcggatcccagactataaaagccttaggtcactaggcacaaagtcccctagaacttaataactcgagtattaaagagcccactcgtgatcaattatgcataacacatatttttttctttttctttttcttttttttcttatgttctgaatgagtgcgtttcgctccatctcgctcaaccctagactactca from Apium graveolens cultivar Ventura chromosome 5, ASM990537v1, whole genome shotgun sequence includes the following:
- the LOC141659851 gene encoding uncharacterized protein LOC141659851, coding for MADKRPALKYFHMFEAKHFVLKEGNEHMGKFDSKAEEGIFLGYSLKSRAYRVYVIADQKVIESFNITFDDTKLASLQREKDYKSLEFENISDDPLDEEEPEISRVIPIVRGNNDPESSGDNGGNDNHTESPTRTTTQRSESSSHGQKVWKLVPRPKDKSVIGTKWEFRNKLDEDGIVTRNKAILVAKGYSQKEGIDYDETYAPVARIGAIRMFLAFTAHSDFKVYLMDVKSAFLNGELEEDVYVKQPTDFEDPNLVDFV